CAACACCCTTAATATCATTTTGACGAAGACTAACAGCCAAGATCGGTCTTAGGTACTCATCAACAAATTTATTGGCAATTAGACCGAGAATACCGACTGGCCAATTTTCCTGAAATAAAATTAAAATTTTTTCTTTTGGTTCAAGACCAATTTTACTTTGCCATTTCTGAAAAATGTCTTCGACCAATCTCTGCCTTTCGGCATTGATTTTATTGATTTTTTTAGCCAAATTCTCTGCTTCTTTTCTATCATCAGTTAATAAAAGTCTTAAAGAAGTATTGGCATGATCCATACGTCCGGCTGCATTTAGGCGCGGTGCTAATTGGTAACTTATATGCCATGTCCCAAGATTTCCTAAAAAAAGACCAGCCTCTTTGACTAAGGCCCGTAGACCAAGACGTGAAGTTTTATTTAAAACCATTAAACCATACTTAACCAATGTTCGATTCTCGCCCTTTAACTCAACAAGGTCAGCAACTGTCCCAATGGCCACTAAATCTAGAAGCCACTTTTCAAAGGCTTCCGGATTGGAAAATTGAAAATTAAAGACCGGAGATTTTCTTAGTAGTGCTTGAACTAGTTTAAAGGCCACACCGGCACCACTTAAATCTTTAAATGGATATTTTTCATCTTTTATTTTTGGATTGAGATTAACTAAAGATTCAGGCAGTGTCTCTAGGGGCGTATGGTGGTCAGTGATAATGACTTCTAAACCAAGGTGGTTGGCTAGAGCCACCTCTTGTTCATTGGTAATACCGCAATCAACTGTAATGATTAATTTTGTGCCATTTTGAGCCAGTCTTCTAATGGCGGTAGTATTTAGACCGTAACCTTCCTTTTCTCGATCAGGAATGTAATAATCAACTCGAGCACCTATTTTTTTTAAAGTGAGATAAAGAATGGTTGTACCACAGATGCCGTCAGCATCATAATCGCCATAAACAGTAATCAATTCTTGCTGATGAATAAGAGAGAGGATTTTTTCTACCGCTTTTTTCATGCCTTGAAATAAAAAAGGATCATGAAGGTCCTGTGAATAATCAGGCAAAAGAAATTCGTCAATCGTTTCTTGTGTTTTTAAACCCCGATTCCAAAGCAGCTGGAGAAGAATAGGGTTAATTTCTGGAAATTGATTTCTGAAATCATCAGGAATTTTTGGTGCTATTTGCCAGAGATAATTATTTTCCATACCTCACTTGTTTAAGAGTTTTTATAAAAAGATTAATTTGATAACGCCAACTAAACCTCTCTACCCATTTTCTAGTTTGACTTTTAAGTTTAGTCATTAGATTTGAATCGGTTAATATTTTGACAATAGCTTGGCGAAGCGCCTCAACATCTTCGGGTGGTACTAAGAAACCGGTCTTTTGATCGGCCACTACTTCAGGAATGCCACCACTTCTGGTTGCTACTACTGGTTTTCCCATCGCTTGTGCTTCAAGATAAGAGGTGCCAAAACTCTCCTGATGTTGATAGCCGGAATATGTCAAAACTCTGGATGGCCCAAGATAAAGATCAGCTAAAAAATAATAAGGAATCGCCTCTTCTGGCCTTTTCACTGCTCCGACAAAAATCACTTCGTTTTCTAAATTTAACCTTCTCACCAATTCTTTCAATTTTTTTTCTTCT
This sequence is a window from Patescibacteria group bacterium. Protein-coding genes within it:
- the recJ gene encoding single-stranded-DNA-specific exonuclease RecJ, producing the protein MENNYLWQIAPKIPDDFRNQFPEINPILLQLLWNRGLKTQETIDEFLLPDYSQDLHDPFLFQGMKKAVEKILSLIHQQELITVYGDYDADGICGTTILYLTLKKIGARVDYYIPDREKEGYGLNTTAIRRLAQNGTKLIITVDCGITNEQEVALANHLGLEVIITDHHTPLETLPESLVNLNPKIKDEKYPFKDLSGAGVAFKLVQALLRKSPVFNFQFSNPEAFEKWLLDLVAIGTVADLVELKGENRTLVKYGLMVLNKTSRLGLRALVKEAGLFLGNLGTWHISYQLAPRLNAAGRMDHANTSLRLLLTDDRKEAENLAKKINKINAERQRLVEDIFQKWQSKIGLEPKEKILILFQENWPVGILGLIANKFVDEYLRPILAVSLRQNDIKGVGRSIKEFNLIESLKQLEGFFSHYGGHAGAAGFTFKEKNLSLFAEFCRAIKDIAEDKLKDLDLRHKIFIDTEINFSDINWPLYEEIKKFEPFGQGNPKPIFLARNLIIEDISNVGKNGQHAKIIVGGGKKMIYFDNGHQLNHLKRGDQIDTVFELGENEWDGLKELEFRILDLKKSETL